TAATCAGATTATACCTATGCCAATTGGTCATGGTAAATTGGCATTGAAAGAAAGATATCAGTTAGGTAAATCTTTGCGTAATAGTCATTATGAACATGCAATTGTATTACCAAATTCATTAAAATCAGCATTGATACCTTTTTTTGCGCATATTCCAAAACGAACGGGGTGGAAAGGGGAGATGCGTTATGGCCTACTTAATGATCTTAGAGTGTTAAATAAACAATCTTTTCCTTTAATGGTAGAGCGTTACATTGCTCTAGCATATCCTAAAAATGAAATTAACAGTTCCAATGATCTCCCTAAACCCCTTCTGTATCCTAAATTAATAGTCCAATCGCAAGATAAAGTTACTACTTTGGCGGATTTTAATTTGTCTGATAAAGCACCACTTATTGGTTTTTGTCCTGGTGCCGAATTTGGTCCAGCTAAACGTTGGCCTGATTATCATTATGCTTCATTAGCTGATATGCTAGCTCAACAAGGTGCTAACATTATTATTTTTGGTTCTGAAAAAGATCATCAAGTTGGTGATGCCATCATGAAAAAAATGGCTTATTCATCATCCTGTATTAATTTAGCTGGAAAAACTTCTTTAGAACAAGCCGTCAATTTGATAGCTGCTTGTAAAGCGATTGTAACTAATGAT
Above is a genomic segment from Frischella perrara containing:
- the rfaF gene encoding ADP-heptose--LPS heptosyltransferase RfaF, whose translation is MKTLIIGPSWVGDMMMSQSLYRTLKLNYPKIEIDVMAPAWCRSLLNKMPEVNQIIPMPIGHGKLALKERYQLGKSLRNSHYEHAIVLPNSLKSALIPFFAHIPKRTGWKGEMRYGLLNDLRVLNKQSFPLMVERYIALAYPKNEINSSNDLPKPLLYPKLIVQSQDKVTTLADFNLSDKAPLIGFCPGAEFGPAKRWPDYHYASLADMLAQQGANIIIFGSEKDHQVGDAIMKKMAYSSSCINLAGKTSLEQAVNLIAACKAIVTNDSGLMHIAAALDRPLIALYGPSSPEFTPPLSDKATIIRLITGYHKIRKGNADEGYHQSLIDIQPSQVFESLMQLLTRFNDQPEHQEK